In Candidatus Methylomirabilota bacterium, a single window of DNA contains:
- a CDS encoding plastocyanin/azurin family copper-binding protein, which produces MTGWKTWTVATLAAWGLGVLDAPLPPGTPSAEGADGAVEIRIFSFKPSPLSVPKGTTVTWTNGDDITHTVTSGAPGKKDARFEGRLAGKGTTFAHTFSEPGTYQYHCERHQAMTGEIVVK; this is translated from the coding sequence ATGACGGGCTGGAAGACCTGGACAGTCGCGACGCTGGCGGCGTGGGGGCTCGGTGTGCTCGACGCGCCGCTCCCCCCGGGCACCCCGAGCGCCGAGGGCGCCGACGGCGCGGTCGAAATCCGCATCTTCTCCTTCAAGCCGTCGCCGCTCAGCGTGCCGAAGGGAACCACGGTGACCTGGACGAACGGCGACGACATCACGCACACCGTCACATCGGGCGCCCCGGGGAAGAAGGACGCGCGCTTCGAGGGACGCCTCGCCGGCAAGGGCACGACGTTCGCCCACACCTTCAGCGAGCCGGGCACCTATCAGTATCACTGCGAGCGGCATCAGGCCATGACGGGCGAGATCGTCGTCAAGTAA
- a CDS encoding MFS transporter translates to MAGAVPMPTAQVDTRSVYRPVRELSLLALSQVMAMTLWFSATAVLPALIAAWSLSATGAAWLTAAVQLGFVVGALGSAVFNLPDVLPPRRMLALSAVAGALVNLAVAWLADGIGAALVLRFLTGVCLAGVYPPGMKIAAGHSSGRGRGLAIGVLVGALTLGSAAPHLVAGLLDARGLSYPLVLTVSSALALMGAGIVGGLMHDGPYAPPPAPFDPRQLGRVLQNRAVLLANLGYFGHMWELYAVWAWLAVFLASAVGPGHPRTPRLAAFVIIGVAGAAGAVLGGWLADRIGRTTVTIGAMAISGACCVLSVWAYAAPLGLLLAFGIVWGASVIADSAQFSASVTELSQPAYMGTAITLQTSLGFALTLVTIWSLPLLAQHVGWRYVFLALAPGPFFGCWAMAALRRRPEATRLAGGRR, encoded by the coding sequence GTGGCCGGCGCCGTTCCGATGCCCACCGCCCAGGTCGACACGCGCAGCGTGTATCGCCCCGTACGCGAGCTCTCCCTGCTCGCCCTGTCCCAGGTCATGGCGATGACGCTCTGGTTCTCCGCCACCGCCGTGCTGCCGGCGCTGATCGCCGCCTGGTCGCTGTCGGCGACCGGCGCCGCCTGGCTCACCGCCGCGGTGCAGCTGGGCTTCGTGGTCGGGGCCCTGGGCTCGGCCGTCTTCAATCTCCCCGACGTGCTCCCGCCGCGCCGGATGCTGGCGCTCTCCGCCGTGGCCGGCGCGCTTGTCAATCTGGCCGTGGCCTGGCTCGCCGACGGCATCGGCGCCGCGCTCGTGCTCCGCTTCCTCACGGGGGTGTGCCTGGCGGGGGTGTATCCGCCGGGCATGAAGATCGCGGCGGGCCATTCGAGCGGCCGCGGGCGCGGCCTCGCCATCGGCGTGCTCGTGGGCGCCCTCACCCTCGGCAGCGCCGCACCGCACCTGGTCGCGGGCCTGCTCGACGCGCGCGGGCTCTCGTACCCGCTCGTGCTCACCGTCTCGAGCGCGCTCGCCCTCATGGGCGCGGGGATCGTGGGGGGGCTGATGCACGACGGGCCCTATGCGCCGCCGCCCGCGCCGTTCGACCCGCGCCAGCTGGGCCGCGTGCTGCAGAACCGCGCAGTGCTCCTCGCCAACCTCGGCTACTTCGGCCACATGTGGGAGCTCTACGCGGTCTGGGCCTGGCTGGCGGTGTTCCTCGCCTCCGCGGTAGGGCCGGGGCATCCCCGCACGCCCCGGCTGGCCGCCTTCGTCATCATCGGCGTGGCCGGCGCCGCCGGCGCGGTCCTCGGCGGCTGGCTCGCGGATCGCATCGGCCGCACCACCGTGACGATCGGGGCGATGGCGATCTCGGGCGCCTGCTGCGTGCTCAGCGTATGGGCCTATGCCGCGCCGCTCGGGCTCCTGCTCGCCTTCGGCATCGTCTGGGGCGCCAGCGTGATCGCGGACTCGGCCCAGTTCTCGGCATCGGTCACCGAGCTCTCCCAGCCCGCCTACATGGGCACCGCGATCACGCTCCAGACCAGCCTCGGGTTCGCGCTCACCCTGGTGACGATCTGGAGCCTGCCGCTCCTCGCGCAGCACGTTGGCTGGCGCTATGTCTTTCTCGCGCTCGCCCCGGGCCCCTTCTTCGGCTGCTGGGCCATGGCCGCCCTGCGTCGCCGGCCCGAGGCGACCCGCCTGGCCGGCGGGCGCCGCTAA